A segment of the Alistipes communis genome:
GAATACATGCGGGCGATGCAGTAGTTGCGATGGTCGCACGCGCTGCGTGTCGAGCGGTCGCCCTCGCGCAGTTTGTCGACGAAAGCCGGATCGTTGACCAGCGCGCGGGCCATCTGCACCAGTTCGAACCCGCTGTCGAGCGCACGTTCGATTCCTTCGCGGCTCACCAGCCCGCCCACGTAGACCAGCGGCAGTTTCAGCTCGGCGCGGAACTTTTTGGCGTTTTCCAGGAAGAAGCACTCTTCGAAAGGGTATTGTTTAATCATATACCGTCCGAAGAGCCGCACGAAGATGCGCAGCCACCACTGCATGTAGTAACTCATCGTGTAGAGCGGAATGATGCCCCGCATGACGGCCATCGGCGCCTTGCTCACGAAACCCGACGAGAGGACGATGCCGTCGACGCCGTAGGTTTCGATCGCGCGGGCGATTTCGAGGCTTTCGGGGATTTCGATGCCGCCCTTGAAACCGTCCTCCATGTTGTGTTTCACCAGTACGGCCATGTTCCGGCGGGCGGCCGTTTCCATCACTTCGTCCAGACACATCCTGAGAAAGCGCATCCGGTTCGGGAGCGAGCCGCCGTACTCGTCGCGGCGGCGGTTGGTGTAGGGCGAGAGGAACTGCGAGATGAGGTAGCCGTGGCCTGCGTGTACTTCCACGCAGTCGAATCCCGCTTCGTACGCCGTATCCACCGCACGGCCGAAGTCGGCGGCCACCTGTCGGATTTCGTCGCGCCGCATGGCGCGCACGGGGGTGTAGGCATAGAGGTTGAAGCCCGACGATGCACCGATCGGAATCTGTCCGGCCGTGGTGTAGTGCGTCATGTTGCCGCAATGGCCGATCTGGATCGATGCGGCGGCTCCTTCGCGGTGGACGGCTTCGGTGATGTCGCGCAGTCCCGGGACGATTTCGGGTCGCAGCCACAGCTGTTTTTCGAATGACAGCCCGCTGCGACAGACGGCGGCGTAGGCCAGTGTGGTCATTCCCACGCCGCCGCGGGCGACGCTCACGTGGTAGTTTTTCAGTTGTTCGGTGGGGCCGTAGGCGCGGCCCATCGATTCGAATGCCGCCGAACGGATCGTGCGGTTGCGCAGCGTGACGGGACCTAATTTGTAGGGTGTGAACAACAGCGACTCTTTTTTCATGGAATCAATAGATGAAAGGAAGGATGCGTTTGCGGTGCAGCGAGGTGAACTCCTCGCCGAACTCCTGCTCGTAGCGTTTGTAGAGCGAGGCCGATCGCGGCGCCAGATTGGCGAACGTCCAGACGACGAATACCGCGCCGGCCCATGACCACGACGCGA
Coding sequences within it:
- a CDS encoding NADH:flavin oxidoreductase encodes the protein MKKESLLFTPYKLGPVTLRNRTIRSAAFESMGRAYGPTEQLKNYHVSVARGGVGMTTLAYAAVCRSGLSFEKQLWLRPEIVPGLRDITEAVHREGAAASIQIGHCGNMTHYTTAGQIPIGASSGFNLYAYTPVRAMRRDEIRQVAADFGRAVDTAYEAGFDCVEVHAGHGYLISQFLSPYTNRRRDEYGGSLPNRMRFLRMCLDEVMETAARRNMAVLVKHNMEDGFKGGIEIPESLEIARAIETYGVDGIVLSSGFVSKAPMAVMRGIIPLYTMSYYMQWWLRIFVRLFGRYMIKQYPFEECFFLENAKKFRAELKLPLVYVGGLVSREGIERALDSGFELVQMARALVNDPAFVDKLREGDRSTRSACDHRNYCIARMYSLDMQCCKHCPDLPRKIREELAKLP